From a single Ciconia boyciana chromosome 6, ASM3463844v1, whole genome shotgun sequence genomic region:
- the PRPF19 gene encoding pre-mRNA-processing factor 19 gives MALICSISNEVPEHPCVSPVSNHVYERRLIEKYIAENGTDPVNNQPLSEEQLIDIKVAHPIRPKPPSATSIPAILKALQDEWDAVMLHSFTLRQQLQTTRQELSHALYQHDAACRVIARLTKEVTAAREALATLKPQAGLIVPQTVPSSQPNVAGAGESMDLGELVGMTPEIIQKLQDKATVLTTERKKRGKTVPEELVKPEELSKYRQVASHVGLHSASIPGILALDLCPSDTNKILTGGADKNVIVFDKSSEQILATLKGHSKKVTSVVFHPSQDLVFSASPDATIRIWSVPNASCVQVVRAHEGSVTGLSLHATGDYLLSSSDDQYWAFSDIQTGRVLTKVTDESSGCALTCAQFHPDGLIFGTGTMDSQIKIWDLKERTNVANFPGHSGPITSIAFSENGYYLATAADDSSVKLWDLRKLKNFKTLQLDNNFEVKSLIFDQSGTYLALGGTDVQIYICKQWTEILHFTEHSGLTTGVAFGHHAKFIASTGMDRSLKFYSL, from the exons ATGGCCCTCATCTGCTCCA tttcCAACGAGGTGCCCGAGCACCCCTGCGTCTCCCCGGTCTCCAACCACGTCTACGAGCGGCGGCTGATCGAGAAGTACATCGCGGAGAACGGCACCGACCCCGTCAACAACCAGCCCCTCTCCGAGGAGCAGCTCATCGACATCAAAG TCGCCCACCCGATCCGGCCTAAGCCTCCGTCTGCCACGAGCATCCCGGCCATCCTGAAAGCCCTCCAGGATGAGTGG GATGCCGTCATGCTGCACAGCTTCACCCTCCGCCAGCAGCTGCAGACTACGCGCCAGGAGCTGTCCCACGCGCTCTACCAGCACGATGCCGCCTGCCGTGTCATCGCTCGGCTCACCAAGGAGGTCACCGCCGCCAGAGAAG CTTTGGCGACTCTGAAGCCGCAGGCTGGCCTCATCGTGCCCCAGACGGTGCCGTCCTCCCAGCCAAACGTGGCG ggagctggggagtCCATGGATCTGGGAGAGCTTGTGGGCATGACCCCCGAGATCATCCAGAAG CTTCAAGACAAGGCTACGGTGCTGACCACGGAGCGTAAGAAG agaGGCAAGACTGTTCCAGAGGAGCTGGTGAAGCCGGAGGAACTCAGCAAGTACCGGCAGGTCGCCTCGCATGTG GGGCTGCACAGCGCCAGCATCCCAGGGATCCTTGCCTTGGACCTCTGTCCTTCCGACACCAACAAGATCCTCACCG gtgGGGCTGATAAAAATGTCATCGTCTTTGACAAGAGCTCAGAGCAGATCCTGGCGACGCTCAAGGGGCACTCCAAGAAGGTTACCAGTGTCGTCTTCCACCCCTCTCAG GACTTGGTGTTCTCAGCTTCTCCCGATGCTACTATCCGCATCTGGTCTGTGCCCAATGCCTCGTGCGTGCAGGTTGTCCGTGCCCACGAGGGCTCTGTGACGGGGCTGAGCCTCCACGCAACAGGCGACTACCTCCTCAGCTCTTCTGATGACCAG TACTGGGCTTTCTCGGATATCCAGACAGGCCGTGTCCTCACTAAGGTGACAGATGAGAGCTCTGGCTGTG ctctcaCCTGCGCCCAGTTCCACCCGGACGGGCTCATTTTTGGAACAGGGACGATGGACTCTCAGATCAAGATCTGGGACCTGAAG GAACGCACCAACGTGGCCAACTTCCCGGGGCACTCGGGCCCCATCACCAGCATCGCCTTCTCTGAGAACGGCTACTACCTGGCCACGGCAGCGGACGATTCCTCTGTCAAGCTCTGGGACTTGCGTAAGCTCAAGAACTTCAAGACGTTGCAGCTGGATAATAACTTTGAG GTGAAGTCTCTCATCTTTGACCAGAGCGGCACCTACCTGGCCCTGGGCGGGACGGACGTCCAGATCTACATCTGCAAGCAGTGGACGGAAATCCTCCACTTCAcag agCACAGCGGCCTCACCACGGGAGTGGCTTTCGGCCACCACGCCAAGTTCATTGCCTCAACGGGCATGGACCGGAGCCTGAAGTTCTACAGCCTGTAG